A region of Streptomyces sp. WMMC500 DNA encodes the following proteins:
- the atpD gene encoding F0F1 ATP synthase subunit beta encodes MTTATTAPATGTATGRVARVIGPVVDVEFPVDAMPDIYNALTVEVADPANAGVTKVLTLEVAQHLGEGLVRAISMQPTDGLVRQAPVTDTGEGLTVPVGDVTKGRVFNTLGEILNDEVDESEIAERWPIHRKAPDFDQLEAKTEMFETGLKVVDLLTPYVKGGKIGLFGGAGVGKTVLIQEMIMRVAKLHEGVSVFAGVGERTREGNDLIAEMAESGVLPQTALVFGQMDEPPGTRLRVALAGLTMAEYFRDVQKQDVLFFIDNIFRFTQAGSEVSTLLGRMPSAVGYQPNLADEMGLLQERITSTRGHSITSMQAIYVPADDYTDPAPATTFAHLDATTELSRPISEKGIYPAVDPLASTSRVLDPRYITQDHYECATRVKAILQKYKDLQDIIAILGMDELSEEDKLTVSRARRIERFLSQNTHAAKQFTGLDGSDVPLDESITAFNAIADGEYDHFPEQAFFMCGGLEDLKAKAKELGVS; translated from the coding sequence ATGACCACTGCTACGACTGCCCCCGCGACCGGCACGGCTACCGGCCGCGTCGCGCGGGTCATCGGCCCGGTCGTCGACGTGGAGTTCCCCGTCGACGCGATGCCCGACATCTACAACGCGCTGACCGTCGAGGTCGCCGACCCCGCCAACGCGGGTGTCACCAAGGTGCTGACCCTGGAGGTCGCGCAGCACCTCGGTGAGGGCCTGGTCCGCGCCATCTCCATGCAGCCCACCGACGGCCTGGTCCGCCAGGCCCCGGTGACCGACACCGGCGAGGGCCTGACCGTCCCCGTCGGCGACGTCACCAAGGGCCGCGTGTTCAACACCCTGGGCGAGATCCTCAACGACGAGGTCGACGAGTCGGAGATCGCGGAGCGCTGGCCGATCCACCGCAAGGCCCCGGACTTCGACCAGCTCGAGGCCAAGACCGAGATGTTCGAGACCGGTCTGAAGGTCGTCGACCTGCTCACCCCGTACGTCAAGGGCGGCAAGATCGGCCTGTTCGGCGGCGCGGGCGTGGGCAAGACGGTGCTCATCCAAGAGATGATCATGCGTGTGGCCAAGCTGCACGAGGGCGTCTCGGTGTTCGCCGGCGTCGGCGAGCGCACCCGTGAGGGCAACGACCTCATCGCGGAGATGGCCGAGTCCGGCGTGCTGCCGCAGACCGCGCTGGTCTTCGGGCAGATGGACGAGCCGCCGGGCACCCGGCTGCGCGTCGCCCTGGCCGGCCTCACGATGGCGGAGTACTTCCGCGACGTGCAGAAGCAGGACGTGCTGTTCTTCATCGACAACATCTTCCGCTTCACGCAGGCCGGCTCCGAGGTCTCCACCCTGCTGGGCCGCATGCCCTCCGCGGTGGGCTACCAGCCGAACCTGGCCGACGAGATGGGTCTGCTGCAGGAGCGCATCACCTCCACCCGTGGTCACTCGATCACCTCGATGCAGGCGATCTACGTGCCCGCGGACGACTACACGGACCCGGCCCCGGCGACCACCTTCGCCCACCTGGACGCGACGACGGAGCTCTCCCGTCCGATCTCGGAAAAGGGCATCTACCCCGCGGTGGACCCGCTGGCCTCCACCTCCCGGGTGCTTGACCCGCGCTACATCACGCAGGATCACTACGAGTGCGCCACCCGCGTGAAGGCGATCCTGCAGAAGTACAAGGACCTGCAGGACATCATCGCCATTCTGGGCATGGACGAGCTCTCCGAGGAGGACAAGCTCACCGTCTCCCGCGCCCGCCGGATCGAGCGCTTCCTGTCGCAGAACACCCACGCGGCGAAGCAGTTCACCGGTCTCGACGGATCGGACGTGCCACTGGACGAGTCGATCACCGCGTTCAACGCGATCGCCGACGGCGAGTACGACCACTTCCCCGAGCAGGCGTTCTTCATGTGTGGTGGCCTGGAGGACCTCAAGGCCAAGGCGAAGGAGCTGGGCGTCTCCTGA
- a CDS encoding F0F1 ATP synthase subunit gamma yields MGAQMRVYKRRIRSVSATKKITRAMEMIAASRVVKAQRQVAASTPYATELTSAVTAVAAGSETRHPLTNEVDHPVRAAVLLITSDRGLAGGYNSNAIKQAESLTNRLTGQGRHVDNFIVGRKGVSYYRFRERRVAESWTGFTDNPTYADAKKVAAPLIEALNKETSEGGVDEIHIVYTEFHSMMTQTAVDRRLLPIVFEKTAEESMEVFEEARKKEHGYQALYDFEPSADGVLDALLPRYVESRIYNALLQSAASKHAATRRAMKSATDNAEELIKSLTRLANQARQAEITQEISEIVGGANALADASAGSDR; encoded by the coding sequence ATGGGCGCCCAGATGCGGGTCTACAAGAGGCGGATCCGTAGCGTCTCTGCGACCAAGAAGATCACCAGGGCGATGGAGATGATCGCCGCCTCGCGCGTCGTCAAGGCGCAGCGCCAGGTGGCGGCCTCCACGCCGTACGCGACGGAGCTGACCAGCGCCGTCACGGCGGTGGCCGCGGGCTCCGAGACCAGGCACCCGCTGACCAACGAGGTGGACCACCCGGTACGGGCCGCGGTGCTGCTGATCACCAGCGACCGCGGTCTGGCCGGCGGCTACAACTCCAACGCCATCAAGCAGGCCGAGTCGCTGACCAACCGGCTCACCGGCCAGGGCAGGCACGTCGACAACTTCATCGTCGGCCGCAAGGGCGTGTCCTACTACCGCTTCCGCGAGCGGCGGGTGGCCGAGTCGTGGACCGGGTTCACGGACAACCCGACGTACGCCGACGCGAAGAAGGTGGCCGCGCCGCTCATCGAGGCGCTGAACAAGGAGACCTCGGAGGGCGGCGTGGACGAGATCCACATCGTCTACACCGAGTTCCACTCGATGATGACGCAGACCGCGGTGGACAGGCGACTGCTGCCGATCGTCTTCGAGAAGACCGCCGAGGAGTCGATGGAGGTCTTCGAGGAGGCGCGGAAGAAGGAGCACGGCTACCAGGCGCTGTACGACTTCGAGCCGTCCGCGGACGGCGTGCTCGACGCGCTGCTCCCGCGGTACGTCGAGAGCCGGATCTACAACGCGCTGCTGCAGTCGGCCGCCTCGAAGCACGCCGCCACGCGCCGTGCGATGAAGTCGGCGACGGACAACGCCGAGGAGCTCATCAAGTCGCTCACGCGGCTTGCCAACCAGGCCCGTCAGGCCGAAATCACCCAGGAAATCAGCGAGATCGTCGGTGGTGCGAACGCCCTGGCCGACGCCTCTGCGGGGAGTGACCGATAA
- a CDS encoding F0F1 ATP synthase subunit delta, with translation MNGASREAQAAAREQLDALTDNTSVDAAKLAEELAAVTALLDREVTLRRALTDPAQPGEAKAGLVGRVLGGQIGGEAADLVAGMVRARWSRARDLVDVLEELADTADLTAAQRAGQLDDVEDELFRFGRIVAADKELRGALTDRMGTRAAKAALLHSLLGGRANPVTERLVVRLVERPRGRSLEGGLEALSKLAAERRNRMVAVVSTAVPLSDGQKERLGAALSRLYGRDMHLNLDVDPAVLGGISVRVGDEVINGSVADRLDEVKRGIAG, from the coding sequence ATGAACGGAGCGAGCCGCGAGGCGCAGGCCGCCGCCCGGGAGCAGCTCGACGCGCTGACCGACAACACGTCGGTCGACGCGGCGAAGCTCGCCGAGGAGCTGGCCGCCGTGACCGCGCTGCTGGATCGCGAGGTGACGCTGCGGCGGGCGCTGACCGACCCGGCGCAGCCCGGCGAGGCCAAGGCCGGGCTGGTCGGCCGGGTCCTCGGCGGGCAGATCGGCGGCGAGGCCGCCGACCTGGTCGCCGGGATGGTACGGGCCCGCTGGTCGCGGGCGCGTGACCTGGTCGACGTACTCGAAGAGCTCGCCGACACCGCGGACCTCACCGCCGCGCAGCGTGCGGGGCAGCTCGACGACGTGGAGGACGAGCTCTTCCGGTTCGGCCGGATCGTCGCCGCCGACAAGGAGCTGCGCGGGGCGCTCACCGACCGGATGGGCACCCGGGCCGCCAAGGCCGCGCTGCTGCACTCGCTGCTGGGCGGCCGGGCGAACCCGGTCACCGAGCGGCTGGTCGTCCGGCTCGTGGAGCGGCCGCGGGGTCGTAGCCTGGAGGGGGGCCTGGAGGCCCTGTCCAAGCTCGCCGCGGAGCGCCGGAACCGGATGGTCGCGGTCGTGTCCACCGCCGTGCCGCTCAGCGACGGGCAGAAGGAGCGCCTGGGCGCCGCGCTGTCCCGGCTGTACGGCCGGGACATGCACCTGAACCTGGACGTGGACCCCGCGGTCCTCGGCGGGATCTCGGTGCGGGTGGGCGACGAGGTCATCAACGGCTCCGTCGCCGACCGCCTCGACGAGGTGAAGCGCGGTATTGCGGGCTGA
- a CDS encoding ATP/GTP-binding protein translates to MSPRRNKPRSRGAARPAADDDLTGRLGVPDAVEYGGEEFLVRRVAGSAADKSYRCPGCDQEIRPGTPHVVAWPEHRGADLRRHWHTACWNARDRRGTRPQRSRNAPRH, encoded by the coding sequence GTGTCCCCCCGCCGGAACAAGCCGCGCTCCCGCGGCGCCGCCCGCCCCGCCGCGGACGACGACCTCACCGGCCGCTTGGGCGTGCCCGACGCCGTGGAGTACGGGGGCGAGGAGTTCCTCGTCCGCCGGGTCGCGGGGTCCGCGGCCGACAAGAGCTACCGCTGCCCGGGCTGCGACCAGGAGATCCGCCCCGGCACGCCGCACGTGGTGGCGTGGCCGGAGCACCGCGGGGCGGACCTGCGCCGGCACTGGCACACGGCCTGCTGGAACGCGCGGGACCGGCGCGGCACCCGGCCGCAGCGCTCGCGGAACGCCCCGCGGCACTGA
- a CDS encoding LLM class flavin-dependent oxidoreductase translates to MHIGSFVLGAQFPGQGQGDALHRAVRTGVAAEEAGLDSVWLAEHHFIPYGTCPSAVTLAALLLGRTRRINVGTAVSVLPTQHPVALGEQAALLHHAAQGRFVLGVGRGGPWVDLEVFGTGLAAYETDFPESLDLLLRWLREPRVGAGGERYAFREVAVVPRPAEALHGGADVPVLVACTSPATVRIAAGRGLPMLLGMHSGDEEKADMVRLWRRAAREAGMSPEAIDAAAHVSAGVAQVDDTSEDAAKLLRTALPGAFRSGVGAMETVDGRRRPMRDPEAYTELLCALHPVGPPRLCADRLAATAERTGITRFALLVEGSGELCATERNLWRIGSEVLPLLAR, encoded by the coding sequence ATGCACATCGGCTCGTTCGTGCTCGGCGCCCAGTTCCCCGGCCAGGGGCAGGGCGACGCCCTGCACCGCGCCGTGCGGACGGGGGTCGCGGCGGAGGAGGCCGGACTCGACTCCGTCTGGCTCGCCGAGCACCACTTCATCCCGTACGGCACCTGCCCCTCGGCCGTCACCCTCGCCGCGCTGCTCCTCGGCCGCACCCGCCGCATCAACGTCGGCACCGCCGTCAGCGTGCTGCCCACGCAGCACCCCGTCGCCCTCGGCGAGCAGGCCGCGCTCCTCCACCACGCCGCGCAGGGGCGCTTCGTCCTCGGCGTGGGGCGCGGTGGGCCGTGGGTGGACCTGGAGGTCTTCGGCACCGGCCTCGCGGCGTACGAGACGGACTTCCCCGAGTCGCTGGACCTGCTGCTGCGCTGGCTGCGCGAACCGCGGGTCGGCGCCGGCGGCGAGCGCTACGCGTTCCGCGAGGTCGCCGTCGTGCCCCGGCCGGCCGAGGCGCTGCACGGCGGCGCCGACGTGCCGGTGCTGGTCGCCTGCACCTCGCCCGCCACCGTCCGGATCGCCGCCGGGCGCGGGCTGCCGATGCTGCTCGGGATGCACTCCGGCGACGAGGAGAAGGCGGACATGGTACGGCTGTGGCGGCGCGCCGCGCGGGAGGCCGGGATGAGCCCGGAGGCGATCGACGCGGCGGCGCACGTGTCGGCCGGCGTGGCCCAGGTCGACGACACCTCGGAGGACGCGGCGAAGCTGCTGCGCACGGCCCTGCCGGGGGCGTTCCGCAGCGGCGTGGGGGCGATGGAGACGGTGGACGGCAGACGGCGTCCGATGCGCGATCCGGAGGCGTACACGGAACTGCTGTGCGCGCTGCACCCGGTGGGCCCGCCGCGGCTGTGCGCCGACCGGCTGGCGGCGACCGCGGAACGTACCGGCATCACGCGCTTCGCGCTGCTCGTCGAGGGCTCGGGGGAGTTGTGTGCGACCGAGCGGAACCTGTGGCGTATCGGTTCGGAGGTGCTGCCGCTCCTCGCTCGCTGA
- a CDS encoding glycoside hydrolase family 18 chitinase yields the protein MVGLAGPAQAAGATATYQKASDWGTGFEGRWTVKNTGTAPISSWSISWDFPAGTSVTSSWDATVTNSGTRWTATNKSYNGNLAPGASLTFGFNGSGSGGGTVTNCTLNGDSCDGGGVPGDNPPSAPGTPSAGTVTDTSVALSWTAATDDKGIKNYDVYRGTTKVATVTGTGYTDTGLTAGTPYTYSVRARDTADQVGPSSASRTVTTTGGGGPGDKIKLGYFTEWGVYDRNYHAKNLDTSGSAQKLTHINYAFGNVSGGRCTMGDSYAAIDKAYTAAQSVDGVADTWDQPLRGNFNQLLKLKKKHPHIKILWSFGGWTWSGGFGQAMQNPAAFAQSCYDLVYDPRWQGLFDGIDLDWEYPNACGATCDTSGPAVMKNMMQAFRAKFGDKLVTAAITADGSSGGKIDKADYAGAAQYADWYNVMTYDFFGAWDVQGPTAPHSPLTAYDGIPIAAFHSDAAIQKLKGIGIPSSKLLLGVGFYGRGWTGVSQAAPGGTATGPAPGRWEDGIEDYKVIKDRCPVTGTIAGTAYAHCGNQWWSYDTPSTITGKMTYAKNQKLGGAFIWEMSGDTANGELMTAVHNGLG from the coding sequence ATGGTCGGACTCGCCGGCCCCGCCCAGGCGGCCGGCGCGACCGCCACGTACCAGAAGGCCTCGGACTGGGGCACCGGCTTCGAGGGCAGGTGGACGGTGAAGAACACCGGCACCGCCCCGATCTCCTCCTGGTCCATTTCCTGGGACTTCCCCGCGGGCACCAGCGTCACCTCCTCCTGGGACGCGACCGTCACCAACAGCGGCACCCGCTGGACCGCGACGAACAAGTCGTACAACGGCAACCTCGCCCCCGGCGCCAGCCTCACCTTCGGCTTCAACGGCTCCGGCAGCGGCGGCGGCACCGTCACCAACTGCACCCTGAACGGCGACTCCTGCGACGGCGGCGGCGTCCCCGGCGACAACCCGCCCTCGGCTCCCGGCACGCCCAGCGCCGGGACCGTCACGGACACCTCCGTCGCGCTGAGCTGGACCGCCGCCACCGACGACAAGGGAATCAAGAACTACGACGTGTACCGCGGCACCACCAAGGTCGCCACGGTCACCGGCACCGGCTACACCGACACCGGCCTGACCGCCGGCACGCCGTACACCTACAGCGTCCGCGCCCGCGACACCGCCGACCAGGTCGGCCCGTCCAGCGCCTCGCGGACCGTCACCACCACGGGCGGCGGCGGCCCCGGCGACAAGATCAAGCTGGGGTACTTCACCGAGTGGGGCGTCTACGACCGCAACTACCACGCGAAGAACCTCGACACCTCCGGCTCGGCCCAGAAGCTGACCCACATCAACTACGCCTTCGGCAACGTCTCCGGCGGCCGGTGCACCATGGGTGACTCCTACGCCGCGATCGACAAGGCGTACACCGCCGCCCAGAGCGTCGACGGTGTGGCCGACACCTGGGACCAGCCGCTGCGCGGCAACTTCAACCAACTGCTCAAGCTGAAGAAGAAGCACCCGCACATCAAGATCCTCTGGTCGTTCGGCGGCTGGACCTGGTCCGGCGGCTTCGGCCAGGCCATGCAGAACCCGGCCGCCTTCGCCCAGTCGTGCTACGACCTCGTGTACGACCCGCGCTGGCAGGGCCTGTTCGACGGCATCGACCTCGACTGGGAGTACCCCAACGCCTGCGGCGCCACCTGCGACACCAGCGGCCCCGCCGTCATGAAGAACATGATGCAGGCGTTCCGCGCGAAGTTCGGCGACAAGCTCGTCACCGCCGCCATCACGGCGGACGGCTCCTCCGGCGGGAAGATCGACAAGGCCGACTACGCGGGAGCGGCACAGTACGCCGACTGGTACAACGTCATGACGTACGACTTCTTCGGCGCCTGGGACGTCCAGGGGCCCACCGCCCCGCACTCGCCGCTGACCGCGTACGACGGCATCCCGATCGCCGCGTTCCACTCGGACGCCGCGATCCAGAAGCTCAAGGGCATCGGCATCCCGTCCAGCAAGCTGCTGCTCGGCGTCGGCTTCTACGGCCGCGGCTGGACCGGGGTGAGCCAGGCGGCGCCCGGCGGCACGGCCACCGGACCGGCGCCCGGCAGGTGGGAGGACGGGATCGAGGACTACAAGGTGATCAAGGACAGGTGCCCGGTCACCGGGACCATCGCGGGCACGGCGTACGCCCACTGCGGCAACCAGTGGTGGAGCTACGACACCCCGTCCACCATCACCGGGAAGATGACCTACGCCAAGAACCAGAAACTCGGCGGCGCGTTCATCTGGGAGATGAGCGGTGACACCGCCAACGGCGAGCTGATGACCGCGGTCCACAACGGTCTCGGCTGA
- a CDS encoding DUF2550 domain-containing protein, translating into MFLALLLAGAVVALLLLGLFLFGLRRRLIQRAGGTFDCSLRWSARADRPGKGWAYGVARYSGDVIEWFRVFSYAPRPRRVLRRDGIEVLERRAPAGEEELALLSDAVVLACRHDEDRIELAMSEDALTGFLAWLEAAPPGQRVNVA; encoded by the coding sequence ATGTTCCTCGCTTTGCTGCTGGCCGGGGCGGTGGTCGCCCTGCTGCTGCTCGGCCTCTTCCTCTTCGGACTGCGCCGCCGGCTGATCCAGCGGGCCGGCGGCACCTTCGACTGCAGTCTGCGCTGGTCCGCCCGCGCCGACCGGCCCGGGAAGGGCTGGGCGTACGGCGTCGCCCGCTACAGCGGTGACGTCATCGAGTGGTTCCGCGTCTTCTCGTACGCGCCGAGGCCGCGCCGCGTGCTGCGGCGGGACGGCATCGAGGTGCTGGAGCGCCGGGCCCCCGCGGGCGAGGAGGAACTCGCCCTGCTCTCCGACGCCGTCGTGCTGGCCTGCCGGCACGACGAGGACCGGATCGAGCTGGCGATGAGCGAGGACGCGCTCACCGGCTTTCTCGCGTGGCTGGAGGCGGCGCCTCCGGGACAGCGCGTCAACGTGGCGTAG
- a CDS encoding glycoside hydrolase family 18 protein, producing MRSPHLTRTRKSIIGVLLTLALAIPLTVLTTLAPSKSAGAATTTAGPEAAGVKLGYFTEWGVYDRNFHVKNLDTSGSAGKITHINYGFGNVTGGRCTLGDSYAAIEKAYTADQSVDGVADTWDQPLRGNFNQLLKLKKKHPHIKILWSFGGWTWSGGFGQAMQNPAAFAQSCYDLVNDPRWQGLFDGIDLDWEYPNACGATCDTSGPAVMKNMMQAFRAKFGNQLVTAAVTADASDGGKIDAADYAGAAQYVDWYNVMTYDFFGAWAPQGPTAPHSPLQAYDGIPQEGFNSDAAIQKYKAAGVPANKLLLGVGFYGRGWTGVSQAAPGGTATGPAPGRWEDGIEDYKVIKDRCPVTGTIAGTAYAHCGNQWWSYDTPSTITGKMTYAKNQKLGGAFFWEFSGDTPNGELTSAVSSGLG from the coding sequence TTGAGATCCCCCCACCTCACACGCACCAGGAAGAGCATCATCGGCGTCCTGCTGACGCTGGCGCTCGCGATCCCCCTGACGGTGCTGACCACGCTGGCACCGTCGAAGAGCGCCGGCGCCGCCACCACCACCGCCGGCCCCGAGGCCGCCGGGGTGAAGCTCGGCTACTTCACCGAGTGGGGCGTCTACGACCGCAACTTCCACGTGAAGAACCTGGACACCTCAGGCTCCGCGGGGAAGATCACCCACATCAACTACGGCTTCGGGAACGTCACCGGAGGCCGGTGCACCCTCGGCGACTCGTACGCCGCGATCGAGAAGGCGTACACCGCCGACCAGAGCGTCGACGGCGTCGCCGACACCTGGGACCAGCCGCTGCGCGGCAACTTCAACCAACTGCTCAAGCTCAAGAAGAAGCACCCGCACATCAAGATCCTCTGGTCGTTCGGCGGCTGGACCTGGTCCGGCGGCTTCGGCCAGGCCATGCAGAACCCCGCCGCCTTCGCCCAGTCCTGCTACGACCTGGTCAACGACCCCCGCTGGCAGGGCCTGTTCGACGGCATCGACCTCGACTGGGAGTACCCCAACGCCTGCGGCGCCACCTGCGACACCAGCGGCCCCGCCGTCATGAAGAACATGATGCAGGCGTTCCGTGCCAAGTTCGGCAACCAGTTGGTGACGGCGGCCGTGACCGCCGACGCCTCGGACGGCGGGAAGATCGACGCCGCCGACTACGCCGGCGCAGCGCAGTACGTCGACTGGTACAACGTCATGACGTACGACTTCTTCGGCGCCTGGGCCCCGCAGGGCCCCACCGCCCCGCACTCCCCGCTCCAGGCGTACGACGGCATCCCGCAGGAGGGCTTCAACTCCGACGCGGCCATCCAGAAGTACAAGGCCGCCGGCGTCCCGGCCAACAAGCTGCTGCTCGGCGTCGGCTTCTACGGCCGCGGCTGGACCGGGGTGAGCCAGGCGGCGCCCGGCGGCACGGCCACCGGACCGGCGCCCGGCAGGTGGGAGGACGGGATCGAGGACTACAAGGTGATCAAGGACAGGTGCCCGGTCACCGGGACCATCGCGGGCACGGCGTACGCCCACTGCGGCAACCAGTGGTGGAGCTACGACACCCCGTCCACCATCACCGGGAAGATGACCTACGCCAAGAACCAGAAACTCGGCGGCGCCTTCTTCTGGGAGTTCAGCGGTGACACGCCGAACGGCGAGCTGACGTCCGCGGTCAGCAGCGGCCTCGGGTAG
- the atpA gene encoding F0F1 ATP synthase subunit alpha codes for MAELTIRPEEIRDALESYVQSYQPDAASREEVGTVSQAMDGIAKIEGLPSAMANELLKFEDGTLGLALNLEEREIGAVVLGEFRGIEEGQPVTRTGEVLSVPVGDGYLGRVVDPLGNAVDGLGEIATEGRRALELQAPSVMQRKSVHEPMETGYKAVDAMTPIGRGQRQLIIGDRQTGKTALGIDTIINQRDNWRSGDPAKQVRCIYVAIGQKGSTIAGVRGALEEAGALEYTTIVAAPASDPAGFKYLAPYTGSAIGQHWMYQGKHVLIIFDDLSKQAEAYRAVSLLLRRPPGREAYPGDVFYLHSRLLERCAKLSDDMGAGSMTGLPVIETKANDVSAYIPTNVISITDGQCFLESDLFNSGQRPALNVGISVSRVGGAAQHRAIRQVSGRLKLDLAQFRELEAFAAFGSDLDAASKAALERGQRMMELMKQPQYAPFPTEDQVVSVWSGTNGILDDVPVADVKRFERELLDHLHRENKDLLTGIREGGKMGDETIEALRAAVESFKRQFETSDGKLLGEG; via the coding sequence ATGGCGGAGCTCACGATCCGGCCGGAGGAGATCCGGGACGCGCTGGAGAGCTATGTCCAGTCGTACCAGCCGGACGCGGCCTCGCGCGAAGAGGTCGGCACGGTATCGCAGGCCATGGACGGTATCGCCAAGATCGAGGGGCTGCCCTCGGCGATGGCGAACGAGCTGCTGAAGTTCGAGGACGGCACCCTCGGCCTCGCCCTCAACCTTGAGGAGCGGGAGATCGGTGCGGTCGTCCTCGGCGAGTTCAGGGGCATCGAGGAGGGACAGCCGGTCACCCGCACCGGCGAGGTCCTGTCCGTGCCGGTCGGCGACGGTTACCTGGGCCGGGTCGTCGACCCCCTGGGCAACGCGGTGGACGGCCTCGGCGAGATCGCGACCGAGGGCCGCCGTGCGCTGGAGCTGCAGGCTCCCTCGGTCATGCAGCGCAAGTCGGTGCACGAGCCGATGGAGACCGGCTACAAGGCCGTCGACGCGATGACCCCCATCGGCCGCGGCCAGCGCCAGTTGATCATCGGTGACCGGCAGACGGGCAAGACCGCCCTCGGCATCGACACGATCATCAACCAGCGCGACAACTGGCGCTCCGGCGACCCGGCCAAGCAGGTCCGCTGCATCTACGTGGCGATCGGCCAGAAGGGCTCCACCATCGCCGGCGTGCGCGGCGCGCTGGAGGAGGCCGGTGCCCTGGAGTACACCACGATCGTGGCCGCCCCGGCGTCCGACCCGGCGGGCTTCAAGTACCTGGCCCCCTACACCGGCTCGGCCATCGGCCAGCACTGGATGTACCAGGGCAAGCACGTCCTGATCATCTTCGACGACCTGTCCAAGCAGGCCGAGGCGTACCGCGCCGTGTCGCTGCTGCTGCGCCGCCCGCCGGGCCGCGAGGCGTACCCCGGCGACGTCTTCTACCTGCACTCCCGGCTGCTGGAGCGCTGCGCCAAGCTCTCCGACGACATGGGCGCCGGGTCGATGACCGGCCTGCCGGTCATCGAGACCAAGGCGAACGACGTGTCGGCGTACATCCCGACCAACGTGATCTCCATCACGGACGGCCAGTGCTTCCTGGAGTCCGACCTGTTCAACTCGGGCCAGCGCCCGGCGCTGAACGTCGGCATCTCCGTCTCCCGCGTCGGCGGCGCCGCCCAGCACCGGGCGATCCGGCAGGTCTCCGGCCGGCTGAAGCTGGACCTGGCGCAGTTCCGCGAGCTGGAGGCGTTCGCCGCCTTCGGCTCCGACCTGGACGCCGCCTCCAAGGCGGCCCTGGAGCGGGGCCAGCGGATGATGGAGCTGATGAAGCAGCCGCAGTACGCGCCCTTCCCCACCGAGGACCAGGTCGTGTCCGTGTGGTCCGGCACCAACGGCATCCTGGACGACGTGCCCGTCGCGGACGTCAAGCGGTTCGAGCGCGAGCTGCTCGACCACCTGCACCGGGAGAACAAGGACCTGCTCACCGGCATCCGCGAGGGCGGCAAGATGGGCGACGAGACCATCGAGGCGCTGCGCGCGGCGGTCGAGTCCTTCAAGCGGCAGTTCGAGACCTCGGACGGCAAGCTGCTGGGCGAGGGCTGA
- a CDS encoding F0F1 ATP synthase subunit B has protein sequence MNLLQIAAEEEQNPLVPPIPELVIGLIAFLIVFALLAKKLLPRINEVLEERRAAIEGGMEKAEAAQIEAEQTLDQYKAQLAEARHEANRLREEAREQGSALIAEMRAEGQRQREEIIAAGHAQVEADKKAASLALRQDVGKLATELAGRLVGESLEDHARQSRVVDRFLDELEAKAADQSGTKAEAGA, from the coding sequence GTGAATCTCCTGCAGATCGCGGCGGAGGAGGAGCAGAACCCTCTCGTCCCACCGATCCCGGAACTCGTCATCGGCCTGATCGCCTTCCTGATCGTCTTCGCGCTGCTGGCCAAGAAGCTCCTGCCGCGCATCAACGAGGTGCTCGAGGAGCGGCGCGCGGCCATCGAAGGCGGCATGGAGAAGGCCGAGGCCGCCCAGATCGAGGCGGAGCAGACGCTGGACCAGTACAAGGCCCAGCTCGCCGAGGCCCGGCACGAGGCCAACCGGCTGCGCGAGGAGGCTCGCGAGCAGGGTTCCGCCCTCATCGCCGAGATGCGGGCCGAGGGCCAGCGGCAGCGTGAGGAGATCATCGCCGCCGGTCACGCCCAGGTCGAGGCCGACAAGAAGGCCGCTTCGCTGGCCCTGCGCCAGGACGTCGGCAAGCTCGCCACCGAGCTGGCCGGCCGGCTGGTGGGCGAGTCCCTTGAGGACCACGCCCGGCAGAGCCGCGTCGTCGACCGGTTCCTGGACGAGCTGGAGGCCAAGGCCGCCGACCAGTCCGGGACGAAGGCCGAGGCCGGGGCATGA
- a CDS encoding F0F1 ATP synthase subunit epsilon, producing MVAELHVELVAADRNVWSGEATRVIARTPSGDIGIMPGHQPLLTVLESGPVTIRTAGGSGDGTVVAAVHGGFISFADNKLSLLAEIAELSDEIDVERAERALERAKADADAGAERRAEVRLLAVAGR from the coding sequence ATCGTGGCCGAGCTGCACGTCGAGTTGGTCGCCGCGGACCGGAACGTCTGGTCCGGCGAGGCCACCCGCGTCATCGCGCGCACCCCGTCCGGTGACATCGGCATCATGCCCGGACACCAGCCGCTGCTCACCGTGCTGGAGTCCGGCCCGGTGACGATCCGCACGGCGGGCGGCAGCGGCGACGGCACGGTCGTGGCGGCCGTGCACGGCGGCTTCATCTCCTTCGCGGACAACAAGCTCTCGCTGCTCGCCGAGATCGCCGAGCTCTCCGACGAGATCGACGTGGAACGCGCCGAGCGCGCCCTGGAGCGGGCCAAGGCGGACGCGGACGCGGGAGCGGAGCGACGCGCGGAAGTGCGGCTCCTGGCCGTGGCGGGTCGCTGA